A genomic region of Persephonella marina EX-H1 contains the following coding sequences:
- a CDS encoding Crp/Fnr family transcriptional regulator, translating to MNLRDIYIFENLSDEHLKKIQKISFEREYERGDLLFYEGEEPENLYILTEGILRVYKTDIKGHEITLHHFHPVSLIAERANFENIPYPANAEFETNGKVLVINFKTFEKELLKDSNLCFNIVKSLLYKIKILDDVIVQNLMMDAVTRTAKFIYEHEDLFISLKHNKIASILNMTPETLSRILKKFKTRGIIQKDGGTYKINREELKKLL from the coding sequence ATGAATCTAAGAGATATTTATATCTTTGAAAATCTTTCAGATGAACACCTGAAAAAAATACAGAAAATCTCTTTTGAGAGGGAGTACGAAAGAGGTGATCTTCTCTTCTATGAGGGAGAGGAGCCTGAAAATCTTTACATACTTACCGAAGGTATACTGAGGGTTTACAAAACAGATATAAAAGGACATGAGATCACACTTCACCACTTCCATCCTGTATCTCTTATAGCTGAGAGGGCTAACTTTGAGAACATACCTTACCCTGCAAACGCTGAGTTTGAAACAAATGGAAAGGTTCTTGTAATCAATTTCAAAACATTTGAGAAGGAGCTATTAAAAGATTCAAACCTCTGTTTCAACATTGTAAAATCACTTTTATACAAAATAAAAATACTTGATGATGTTATCGTTCAAAACCTGATGATGGATGCTGTTACAAGAACAGCTAAATTTATTTACGAACACGAGGATCTATTTATATCATTAAAACATAACAAGATAGCCTCAATACTGAATATGACACCTGAAACTCTGTCAAGAATACTTAAAAAGTTCAAAACAAGGGGCATCATACAGAAGGATGGGGGAACATACAAAATAAACAGGGAAGAGTTAAAGAAACTTCTTTAG
- a CDS encoding chaperone NapD, which translates to MNISSIVVMTKPEHIQDVLKSLEESGLCDIHFYDEKGRIIVTIEGEDVYEETFKLRAIQDIPHVVSAEMSFAYSEEELQKAINEFERVQKEQEVPEILERDDVKAEAIVYKGHIKAYIK; encoded by the coding sequence ATGAATATATCAAGTATCGTTGTTATGACAAAGCCGGAACATATTCAGGATGTTCTGAAAAGTTTAGAGGAAAGTGGACTGTGTGATATTCATTTTTATGATGAAAAAGGAAGAATTATTGTAACTATTGAAGGTGAAGATGTTTACGAAGAAACTTTCAAATTAAGAGCTATACAGGATATTCCCCATGTAGTTTCTGCTGAGATGTCATTTGCTTACAGTGAGGAAGAGCTCCAGAAGGCGATAAATGAGTTTGAAAGAGTTCAAAAGGAACAGGAAGTACCGGAAATACTCGAAAGGGATGATGTAAAAGCTGAAGCTATAGTTTATAAAGGACATATAAAGGCGTATATAAAGTAA
- a CDS encoding ferredoxin-type protein NapF: MEKKVDRRGFLKTLPFFPAAIVDEIVEGSEKNEEEYTPVFIKPPYTVKEADFSLCKDCEGFCVTSCEEDIIKRTEEGIPHIVFGDRGCTFCEKCAESCPEGILSVENGEKNIQVNIRIDINKCVAWKKTMCFSCKEPCLDNAIKFEGLFNPQIIPDRCTGCGFCVSVCPVSAISVDIPSGEGYD; the protein is encoded by the coding sequence ATGGAAAAGAAAGTTGACAGGAGGGGTTTTTTAAAAACCCTTCCTTTTTTCCCAGCAGCTATTGTTGATGAGATAGTTGAAGGATCAGAGAAAAATGAAGAGGAATATACACCTGTATTTATAAAACCTCCTTATACTGTTAAAGAAGCAGATTTCTCTCTGTGTAAAGATTGTGAAGGTTTCTGTGTAACCTCATGTGAGGAGGATATTATCAAAAGAACGGAAGAAGGTATTCCCCATATTGTATTTGGTGATAGGGGATGTACTTTCTGTGAAAAATGTGCTGAAAGCTGTCCAGAGGGCATTCTCTCAGTTGAAAATGGTGAGAAAAATATTCAGGTTAATATAAGGATAGATATTAATAAATGTGTTGCCTGGAAAAAAACGATGTGTTTTTCCTGTAAAGAGCCCTGTCTGGATAATGCTATAAAGTTTGAAGGTTTATTTAATCCACAGATAATTCCAGATAGATGTACAGGTTGCGGTTTTTGTGTATCTGTATGTCCTGTATCTGCGATAAGTGTAGATATTCCTTCGGGAGAGGGATATGATTAG
- the napH gene encoding quinol dehydrogenase ferredoxin subunit NapH, with translation MKSKEDKKEAGFLYKHRYLIARRVVQLSIISLYIAGNVYGWKILQGNLSASKIFDVIPMADPYATLQMFAAGVIVGTDVLIGAAIVIIFYGLIGGRAFCSWVCPINMVTDLANWIRVKTGLHREEWQLRISRKLRYWILGISLVLSALIAVPAFEFVSPISMLHRGLIFGMGMGWAAVLAVFLFDLFVTKNGWCGHICPLGGFYSLITKPSAIRVKHDADKCTLCLNCKNVCPEKQVLHMIGKESVFVTSGECINCARCIEVCNDDALNFGFRYKPQGKKEEGKND, from the coding sequence ATGAAGAGTAAAGAAGATAAGAAAGAGGCAGGATTTTTGTATAAACATAGATACCTAATAGCAAGAAGGGTGGTTCAGTTGAGTATTATCTCCCTGTATATAGCAGGAAATGTATACGGCTGGAAGATACTTCAAGGAAACCTGAGTGCTTCGAAGATCTTTGATGTCATACCTATGGCTGACCCTTATGCCACCCTACAGATGTTTGCTGCAGGCGTTATTGTTGGCACAGATGTTCTCATAGGTGCTGCTATAGTTATTATTTTCTATGGACTGATAGGTGGAAGAGCTTTCTGTAGCTGGGTATGTCCTATAAATATGGTTACGGATCTTGCGAACTGGATAAGGGTGAAAACAGGTCTTCACAGGGAAGAATGGCAGCTCAGAATAAGCAGAAAGCTGAGATACTGGATTCTTGGAATAAGTCTGGTACTATCAGCACTGATAGCCGTTCCAGCGTTTGAGTTTGTAAGCCCCATATCGATGCTTCACAGAGGACTGATATTTGGAATGGGAATGGGATGGGCAGCTGTTTTAGCTGTATTCCTATTTGATCTTTTTGTTACAAAGAATGGATGGTGTGGTCATATATGCCCATTAGGTGGATTTTATTCACTGATTACAAAACCCAGTGCCATAAGGGTAAAACATGATGCTGATAAGTGTACTCTCTGTCTGAACTGTAAGAATGTGTGTCCTGAAAAGCAGGTGCTTCACATGATAGGTAAGGAAAGTGTTTTTGTTACATCTGGTGAGTGTATAAACTGTGCCAGATGTATAGAGGTCTGTAATGACGATGCTCTAAATTTTGGTTTTAGATACAAACCACAAGGTAAAAAGGAGGAAGGTAAAAATGATTAA
- a CDS encoding nitrate reductase cytochrome c-type subunit, with product MIKKKLGMLMLVPIVGVSIFACATASEKALSSEDLSYRNVPLTATAVPPAVEFPKEPPGKAKRFTRAYENAPPLIPHSVEGLLPITKDNNACLGCHMPEVAKDVGATPISPTHFIDFFRLPEGKIVKLKDLDPARFNCSQCHVPQAKTKPLVQNTFKPDYRDPSTKNRTKLYKNLLEGVK from the coding sequence ATGATTAAGAAAAAATTAGGGATGCTAATGTTAGTTCCTATTGTAGGGGTTTCTATATTCGCATGTGCAACAGCAAGTGAGAAAGCTCTATCATCGGAAGATCTAAGTTATAGAAATGTTCCTTTAACAGCAACTGCAGTACCACCAGCTGTTGAGTTTCCAAAAGAACCACCAGGAAAAGCCAAGCGTTTTACAAGAGCTTATGAAAATGCACCTCCATTAATTCCTCACAGTGTTGAAGGTCTACTTCCTATAACAAAGGATAACAACGCATGTCTAGGATGTCATATGCCAGAAGTGGCCAAAGATGTTGGTGCTACACCTATCTCTCCAACACACTTCATAGACTTCTTCAGACTTCCGGAAGGAAAGATTGTTAAGTTAAAAGATCTTGATCCAGCAAGATTTAACTGCTCACAGTGTCACGTTCCACAGGCAAAAACAAAGCCACTCGTTCAAAATACGTTTAAGCCTGATTACAGAGATCCTTCTACTAAGAATAGAACAAAACTTTACAAAAACCTTCTTGAAGGTGTGAAGTAA
- the napA gene encoding nitrate reductase catalytic subunit NapA: MEVKEREKRETGFELSRRDFLKTAAAVSAAAAVGMKVPEEAMAAAREAEAGWRWDKAVCRFCGTGCGIMIAVKDGRIVAVKGDPKAPVNRGLNCIKGYFTAKIMYGADRLTKPLLRMNERGEFDKNGKFRPVSWQRAFEEMAKQFKKAYNELGPEGVAIFSSGQYTIMEGYAAVKLTKAGWRTNNIDPNARHCMASAVAAFIQTFGIDEPSGCYDDIELTDTILVWGSNMAEMHPILWARVTDRKLSDPDNVRLVVLSTFRHRTMDLADIDIVFRPSTDVAIWNYIAREIVYNHPEAIDWDFVNKHTVFATGYIDIGYGMRTPDHPSFTEKERETVRKQVAKPVSNLEAKALSIYGYKEGDIIQMKHAKQAGKHWIITFEDFKKGLEPYTLDYVARIAKGDPDEDLETFKRKLKALADLYIDKNRKALTFWTMGFNQHTRGTWCNELAYTVHLLLGKQAKPGSGAFSITGQPSACGTAREVGTFAHRLPADMVVFNPKHRKIAEKIWRIPEGTINPKVGSHIVKIMRDLEDGKIKWAWVMVCNPWQDTANANHWIKAARKMDNFIVVSDSYPGISAKVADLILPAAMIYEKWGAYGNAERRTQHWRQQVIAPGEAMPDIWHIVEFSKYFKLKEVWKEWRLSDGTVLPNVLDKAKEMGYDPEMTLYEVLFANDYFKSFKWPDPIAKNPNTGEMHPNTEAEGDHRNVRGIDGKPWKGYGFFIQKALWEEYRKFGNGHGHDLAYFDTYHRVRGLRWPVVDGKETLWRFNAKYDPYVRKLAPGEDFAFYGPALKSLPKGDLFGPKTKQKFSLKNKAKIFFRPYMDPPETPDSEYPFWLATGRVLEHWHSGTMTMRVPELYRAVPEALCYMHPADAKKLGVKDGELVWVESRRGKVKARVETRGRNRPPRGLVFVPWFDERVYINKVTLDATCPISKQTDYKKCAVKIYKA, translated from the coding sequence ATGGAGGTCAAAGAAAGGGAAAAACGTGAAACGGGATTTGAACTGTCCCGTAGAGATTTCCTAAAAACAGCAGCAGCGGTCTCGGCAGCTGCAGCGGTTGGAATGAAAGTTCCTGAAGAAGCCATGGCTGCAGCAAGGGAAGCAGAGGCTGGCTGGAGATGGGATAAAGCGGTCTGTAGATTCTGTGGAACAGGTTGCGGAATCATGATCGCTGTAAAAGATGGCCGCATTGTTGCTGTTAAGGGGGATCCAAAAGCACCTGTTAACAGGGGTCTTAACTGTATTAAGGGTTACTTCACTGCAAAAATCATGTACGGTGCTGACAGGCTGACAAAACCTCTTCTCAGAATGAACGAAAGGGGAGAGTTCGACAAAAATGGTAAGTTCAGACCTGTTAGCTGGCAGAGAGCCTTTGAAGAAATGGCTAAGCAGTTCAAGAAGGCTTACAACGAGTTAGGTCCAGAGGGGGTAGCAATTTTCAGTTCAGGTCAGTACACAATTATGGAAGGTTATGCTGCTGTAAAACTCACAAAAGCTGGATGGAGAACTAACAACATTGACCCTAACGCAAGACACTGTATGGCATCTGCGGTTGCTGCATTTATACAGACTTTCGGAATTGACGAACCATCAGGATGTTACGATGATATCGAGCTCACAGATACAATCCTTGTCTGGGGATCAAATATGGCTGAGATGCACCCAATCCTCTGGGCAAGGGTTACTGACAGAAAACTCTCAGATCCTGATAACGTGAGACTGGTTGTTCTTTCAACATTCAGACACAGAACAATGGATCTGGCAGATATTGATATTGTATTCAGACCTTCAACAGATGTAGCTATATGGAACTACATTGCAAGAGAGATAGTTTACAACCATCCAGAAGCTATTGACTGGGATTTTGTGAACAAACATACAGTATTTGCAACCGGTTATATAGATATTGGTTATGGAATGAGAACACCTGATCATCCAAGCTTTACAGAAAAAGAAAGAGAAACTGTTAGAAAACAGGTTGCTAAGCCTGTATCAAACCTCGAGGCGAAAGCTTTAAGCATTTACGGTTACAAAGAAGGTGATATTATCCAGATGAAACATGCTAAACAGGCAGGTAAACACTGGATAATCACATTTGAAGACTTCAAGAAAGGACTTGAACCTTATACTCTTGACTATGTTGCAAGAATCGCAAAAGGTGATCCTGATGAAGATCTAGAAACATTCAAGAGAAAACTCAAAGCACTTGCTGATCTGTACATAGATAAAAATAGAAAGGCTCTTACTTTCTGGACAATGGGATTCAACCAGCATACAAGAGGAACATGGTGTAACGAGCTGGCATATACAGTTCACCTCCTCCTAGGAAAGCAGGCTAAACCAGGAAGCGGTGCATTCTCAATCACAGGTCAGCCTTCTGCTTGTGGTACAGCGAGAGAGGTTGGAACATTTGCACACAGACTACCTGCTGATATGGTTGTATTCAATCCAAAACACAGAAAGATCGCTGAAAAGATATGGAGAATTCCTGAAGGAACAATAAATCCAAAAGTTGGATCACACATCGTTAAGATAATGAGAGATCTTGAGGACGGTAAGATTAAGTGGGCATGGGTAATGGTATGTAACCCATGGCAGGATACAGCCAACGCGAACCACTGGATTAAAGCTGCCAGAAAGATGGATAACTTTATCGTAGTTTCAGATAGTTACCCAGGTATATCTGCTAAAGTTGCTGACCTTATTCTCCCAGCAGCAATGATATACGAAAAATGGGGAGCTTATGGTAACGCTGAAAGAAGAACACAGCACTGGAGACAGCAGGTTATTGCTCCAGGTGAAGCTATGCCTGATATATGGCATATAGTTGAGTTCTCCAAGTACTTCAAACTGAAAGAAGTATGGAAGGAGTGGAGACTCTCAGACGGAACAGTACTTCCTAATGTTCTTGATAAAGCTAAAGAGATGGGATACGATCCAGAGATGACACTTTACGAAGTTCTGTTTGCCAACGATTACTTCAAGTCATTCAAATGGCCTGATCCAATAGCTAAGAACCCTAATACTGGAGAAATGCATCCAAACACAGAAGCTGAAGGTGACCACAGAAATGTACGTGGTATAGATGGAAAACCATGGAAAGGATATGGATTCTTCATACAGAAAGCTCTCTGGGAAGAGTATAGAAAGTTTGGTAATGGACATGGACACGACCTTGCATACTTTGATACATACCACAGAGTGAGAGGTCTCAGATGGCCTGTTGTTGACGGTAAAGAGACACTCTGGAGATTTAACGCAAAATACGATCCTTACGTTAGAAAACTCGCTCCAGGTGAAGATTTTGCATTCTACGGACCTGCTCTTAAATCTCTACCAAAAGGAGACCTTTTCGGTCCTAAGACAAAACAGAAATTCAGCCTTAAGAATAAAGCTAAGATATTCTTCAGACCTTACATGGATCCACCTGAAACACCTGATAGCGAATATCCATTCTGGCTTGCAACAGGTAGGGTTCTTGAGCACTGGCACTCAGGTACAATGACAATGAGAGTTCCAGAACTGTACAGAGCTGTTCCTGAAGCACTCTGTTACATGCATCCAGCTGATGCTAAAAAACTTGGTGTGAAGGATGGAGAGCTTGTATGGGTTGAGTCCAGACGTGGTAAAGTTAAAGCGAGAGTTGAGACAAGAGGTAGAAACAGACCTCCAAGAGGACTCGTGTTCGTTCCATGGTTCGATGAAAGGGTTTATATCAACAAGGTTACACTTGATGCTACATGTCCTATATCCAAGCAGACAGACTACAAGAAGTGTGCTGTGAAGATATACAAAGCTTAA
- a CDS encoding WD40 repeat domain-containing protein: protein MIRTFVLLLFFVSIAYGKVFKNTDIVDLKSAITEIRLKDGKLYVSVELGKIYVLDLEEKKVLNVIELPEIENYFGEKLKPKVFSIDICRNGNIIAVVEGFDGTRELKFITVNDGRIHTIIPGKRRISMTKVRFVDKNNVVVATTGDEILLISLDDKKIHYRKSVGMSTFSDMEINEDKTLVAVGDESGDVHIADVKTGDLVKDLTGINVDRLFNVDFRNGRVASGGRDRRVAVYDLETGKGKRFDGQFLVFGLGLSPSAKYLAYLYNDKNDVAVVNVDTGSRVDMLTGHKYTVSVILFLDENSLIVGCDDGKLFFWRR from the coding sequence ATGATTAGAACATTTGTTCTCCTTTTATTCTTTGTTAGCATAGCTTACGGAAAAGTTTTTAAAAATACTGATATAGTTGATCTGAAAAGTGCAATTACAGAGATAAGACTGAAAGACGGTAAGCTTTATGTATCTGTTGAGCTTGGAAAGATATATGTTCTTGATCTAGAAGAAAAAAAGGTTCTCAATGTAATAGAACTTCCCGAGATAGAGAATTATTTTGGAGAGAAACTTAAACCAAAGGTTTTCTCAATAGATATTTGCAGAAATGGAAATATTATTGCTGTTGTCGAAGGTTTCGATGGTACAAGAGAGTTGAAGTTTATAACTGTAAATGATGGTAGGATCCATACTATTATTCCCGGAAAGAGAAGGATCTCTATGACAAAGGTTAGATTTGTAGATAAAAATAACGTGGTAGTTGCAACAACAGGCGACGAGATATTACTGATATCCCTGGATGATAAAAAGATTCATTACAGAAAATCCGTAGGTATGTCTACTTTTTCAGATATGGAGATAAATGAAGATAAAACACTGGTAGCTGTGGGTGATGAGTCTGGAGATGTCCATATAGCAGATGTAAAAACAGGAGATCTCGTTAAAGATCTTACAGGTATAAATGTTGATAGACTTTTCAATGTTGATTTCAGAAACGGTAGAGTTGCCTCAGGTGGAAGAGATAGAAGGGTGGCAGTTTACGATCTGGAGACAGGAAAAGGGAAAAGATTTGATGGTCAGTTCCTGGTTTTTGGACTTGGTCTTAGCCCATCGGCAAAATATCTGGCATATCTTTACAATGATAAAAATGATGTTGCTGTTGTGAATGTTGATACGGGAAGCAGGGTGGATATGCTTACAGGACATAAATACACGGTAAGTGTTATTCTATTTTTAGATGAGAACAGTCTCATTGTTGGCTGTGATGATGGAAAACTATTTTTTTGGAGGAGGTAG
- the napG gene encoding ferredoxin-type protein NapG — translation MSENNKTDSNVNKERRKFFIKTLQGIGLSILGGTVWGAYVSEAKTDPLVLRPPGALKEEDFLKTCIKCGLCVEACKNRDSNPDRTKSTATLRLASPGDHKPIGTPYFIPREIPCYMCEDIPCVPVCPTGALDVDSVSSIKNGKKVLDINKARMGVAVVDEEHCIAFWGIQCDACYRACPLIDEAIKLEYRRNPRTGKHAFLLPVVYSDVCTGCGLCEKACVTEKAAIYVLPREIALGKVGKHYIKGWEKKDEERLKGAKGIETTRTERSKLSPEEYLNIEDLLDEE, via the coding sequence ATGAGTGAAAACAATAAAACTGACAGCAATGTGAATAAGGAAAGAAGAAAGTTCTTCATAAAGACCCTCCAGGGGATAGGTCTCTCTATCCTCGGGGGGACTGTTTGGGGTGCCTATGTTAGTGAGGCTAAAACTGATCCTCTTGTACTGCGTCCTCCAGGTGCTCTTAAAGAAGAGGATTTTTTAAAAACCTGTATAAAATGTGGATTATGTGTAGAGGCCTGTAAAAACAGGGATTCCAATCCTGATAGAACCAAAAGCACAGCAACGCTGAGACTGGCATCACCAGGTGATCATAAACCTATAGGCACCCCTTACTTTATTCCCAGGGAGATACCCTGTTATATGTGTGAAGATATCCCCTGTGTTCCTGTATGTCCTACAGGAGCTCTAGATGTTGATTCTGTTTCCTCTATAAAAAATGGGAAAAAAGTTCTGGATATAAACAAGGCACGAATGGGAGTTGCGGTTGTAGATGAAGAACACTGTATAGCATTCTGGGGAATCCAGTGTGATGCCTGCTACAGAGCCTGTCCTTTGATCGATGAGGCTATAAAGCTAGAGTACAGAAGAAATCCACGTACAGGAAAACACGCATTCCTGTTACCTGTTGTTTACAGTGATGTATGTACAGGTTGCGGCCTATGTGAGAAGGCATGTGTTACAGAAAAGGCTGCCATATACGTACTGCCCAGAGAGATTGCATTAGGTAAGGTCGGTAAACACTACATAAAAGGCTGGGAAAAGAAAGATGAGGAGAGATTGAAAGGAGCTAAGGGAATAGAAACTACCAGAACTGAGAGAAGTAAACTTTCACCTGAAGAATATCTGAACATAGAGGACTTATTAGATGAAGAGTAA
- a CDS encoding anaerobic ribonucleoside-triphosphate reductase activating protein, with the protein MIKIGGIHKFSLIDFPSRISAVIFVQGCNLRCPYCHNRHLVLPEYFGYTIGIDEVFRFLESRKKMIEGIVISGGEPTIYEGIKDFIKKIKEFGYLVKLDTNGTNPEVLKELIEEKLVDYVAMDIKASAGKYEYISGSSISMDKIKKSIEILLQSDIEYEFRTTLIKDLLTYNDIIKIGQMIKGAKRYALQNFVSSENLINKEIKNKTGFSREEREKLKKRLKNYVKEIILR; encoded by the coding sequence ATGATTAAAATCGGCGGAATCCATAAATTTTCATTGATAGATTTTCCCTCAAGGATCTCTGCTGTGATATTCGTCCAGGGATGTAACCTGAGATGTCCTTACTGCCATAACAGACATCTTGTTCTACCTGAATATTTCGGATACACAATAGGAATTGATGAGGTTTTTAGATTTCTTGAAAGTAGAAAAAAGATGATTGAAGGTATAGTTATATCAGGTGGAGAACCAACAATATACGAAGGGATAAAAGATTTTATAAAAAAGATCAAGGAGTTTGGGTATCTTGTGAAATTGGATACAAATGGAACAAATCCTGAGGTATTAAAAGAGCTCATTGAGGAAAAACTTGTTGATTATGTTGCAATGGATATTAAAGCATCTGCCGGTAAGTACGAATATATATCAGGCTCATCAATAAGTATGGACAAAATTAAAAAAAGTATTGAAATTTTATTACAATCAGATATAGAATATGAGTTCAGAACAACTCTTATTAAGGACTTACTAACTTATAATGATATAATTAAAATAGGTCAGATGATAAAAGGAGCTAAAAGGTACGCTTTGCAGAACTTTGTTTCATCAGAAAATCTGATAAACAAAGAGATTAAGAATAAAACAGGTTTTTCCAGAGAGGAGAGAGAAAAACTGAAAAAGAGATTGAAAAATTACGTAAAAGAGATTATTTTGAGATGA